The following are encoded in a window of Arctopsyche grandis isolate Sample6627 chromosome 4, ASM5162203v2, whole genome shotgun sequence genomic DNA:
- the Mekk1 gene encoding mitogen-activated protein kinase kinase kinase 4 isoform X2: MADEADECRAASSEMCDESSSSGQSSNEDNTADTSTKKKQRTWGFLDNLHAEYDHLGTTPPRTRIRNKVKNIRNQVVDVLSPGSPRIKFTRRNTTDNVINKEATNENHENKKSKRRSLKTLRGHERDLKLDIDKCTNVRSDSIPCSLQIETSNRFLSLCSQLVKREPRKTKETQENDEKSTSESYIQNSRSTFHQTFSMLIRMRNTEKNWKRTVSMEHTWKNELKDLIWLEVSAKHAGRTPTQHDYYLLSKRETVPILLQQILDYKFENNENKCSLSGIWTTQVSVLSSDSGIAGSVTPDICDTDTNQKHAQCLCVDCEACSKAVGKAMCEVKALMDALAEAESLYTSSKSMSTQHPMINSDKFINKVKAMCLWYNMVHHQRLKILIIKKILSKHIWKESTKSYHYKIPDSDELECCKKGDIKFKKNKVKFDLTECVIKDEATSSEFIECVESDDDNDVKQSSKIHIEITKSEPKSVEATKDEENPNMEMEKLSASSPYESTDSSVGSVISNESGFASSVYDNSDENEKNQSITHTFDVYNLGSLRDLTKLRLYNPKIVSPYRDYIEKMLKVRGLRSALYFLEKLQVEVLKKARMTLEKYKEDTQSETIDDTDTPNIEPHIQNANDSNDSDNDFQYERHTRYDVDIDELKNECLELKRFGAWSEETLDMCLPSYRNTFLFLSTLPLENIHEFLAMRLETKPEKPSALSIKQLIHELREGLAIAVRLRGRFIRHVSTALMAEDDNSKHRQFYARVISTFDNTLNEVYKLYLSYLSDWATMEHLPRAPLVAEWSFNRYLAQRLYLAATISPLTFCCLTVRQLEGAAARLKTKVLELKDTAISFTSGISKGDRSNDIKLGVLKVCRDIQCLLSEERERALSTAHFARIVSKHLYHNAVFRDHRRNIYKAMACVQSVLCSIIEQLQETTTPKRLSELDELDRPSVQSRTKEIVSQGYKFGFEFHKEMYRLVNDGIASDDSMSKSRPRVQRSESIQCDAIQASMEENYFPFTPFTPTSTNSAFVYPANYKPPSKDEEALKYSLYGHKNLFKTSSHFDNEFTLKSLSELTPEDFQTGVPGCEKCNRTVFCENELNECPVKEYNSSDCDWHMVVSKDLIEFAKKWMIFAVTRCERGKGRRPRWASHGLEFLMLTCDPQHTKHLSDVEFEKFKCMMDACISHVIGSCSISASSGSTVYTPGSQRPRVSFNSSHNPFSNKTFQSVSPSTPPIENSPNLQNCVEDNADRQSRKISVLKELDCKRDANLRRAGAIGNVKHSIESRDHFRPRPVTFKWQRGIKIGQGRFGKVYTVVNIQSGQLLAMKEIGLGIGDRRAIDRAANELQILEDVVHPNLVRYYGVEIYREEMLIFMELCVEGSLESMIANCNSNSDEETGNGLPEQLIRRYTGQLVSAVRALHERSIAHRDIKSGNIFLTEGGNCLKLGDFGCAVKIRANTTVPGELQGYIGTQAYMAPEVFMKSSGHGRAADIWSLGCVVVEMASGKHPWSDCDSNYQIMYKVGTGNRPEWPSSLSQEGTDFCIACLQHDSTLRATADKLAEHHFLKVNQNDFLY, encoded by the exons AGATACTTCAACGAAGAAAAAGCAGAGGACATGGGGTTTCTTAGACAATTTGCATGCCGAGTATGACCATTTGGGTACTACACCTCCGAGAACGAGAATACGCaataaagtgaaaaatattAG AAATCAGGTAGTGGATGTGTTGAGTCCTGGATCACCCCGGATCAAATTCACCAGAAGAAACACCACCGATAATGTTATCAACAAAGAGGCAACTAATGAGAATCACG AAAACAAGAAATCAAAGCGAAGGTCGCTAAAAACCCTCCGAGGACATGAACGAGATTTGAAGCTAGATATTGACAAGTGTACTAACGTCAGATCAGATTCGATTCCATGCTCTTTACAA ATAGAGACAAGCAATCGGTTCTTGTCACTCTGTTCTCAATTGGTGAAGCGCGAGCCTCGCAAGACCAAGGAAACCcaagaaaatgatgaaaaatctACATCAGAATCCTACATCCAAAATAGTCGCTCCACTTTTCATCAAACTTTCAGCATGCTCATCCGAATGCGGAACACCGAGAAAAATTGGAAACGAACG GTCTCAATGGAGCACACGTGGAAGAACGAATTGAAAGATTTGATCTGGTTAGAAGTGTCCGCTAAACATGCCGGACGAACGCCAACCCAACACGATTATTATCTACTGTCGAAGCGTGAAACTGTACCGATACTTCTACAACAAATATTGGACTATAA atttgaaaataatgaaaacaaatgcTCACTCTCGGGCATATGGACAACTCAAGTGTCTGTACTAAGCTCTGATAGCGGTATCGCCGGTAGTGTCACTCCAGATATTTGCGACACTGATACTAATC AGAAACACGCACAGTGCTTGTGTGTAGATTGTGAAGCGTGCTCAAAGGCAGTGGGTAAAGCCATGTGCGAGGTCAAAGCTCTGATGGACGCGCTAGCGGAAGCTGAATCCCTGTACACATCGTCTAAATCCATGAGCACTCAACATCCCATGATCAATTCCGATAAGTTTATAAATAAAGTCAAG GCTATGTGTCTATGGTACAATATGGTGCATCATCAACGGTTGAAGATCCTCATAATCAAGAAAATACTATCTAAACACATTTGGAAAGAGTCGACGAAATCTTATCATTACAAGATTCCTGATTCGGATGAATT AGAATGTTGTAAAAAGGGTGACATCAAATTTAAGAAGAATAAAGTGAAATTTGATTTAACCGAATGCGTCATCAAAGACGAAGCCACATCCAGTGAATTTATTGAATGCGTTGAATCGGACGACGATAATGATGTCAAGCAATCTTCCAAAATCCATATTGAAATAACAAAGAGTGAACCAAAAAGTGTGGAAGCAACCAAAGATGAGGAAAATCCGAATATGGAAATGGAAAAGCTGTCGGCTAGCTCTCCGTACGAAAGTACAGACTCATCTGTTGGCAGTGTAATATCCAACGAAAGTGGATTCGCATCATCCGTTTACGATAATtctgatgaaaatgaaaaaaatcaatccaTCACGCACACTTTTGATGTTTACAATTTGGGTTCACTGCGCGATTTGACCAAATTACGACTTTACAATCCAAAAATTGTTTCGccttatag GGATTACATAGAAAAAATGCTTAAAGTTAGAGGACTTCGGAGTGCGTTGTATTTCTTGGAAAAATTGCAAGTTGAAGTATTGAAAAAAGCCAGAATGACTTTGGAAAAGTACAAA GAAGATACTCAATCAGAGACAATCGACGACACAGACACTCCGAATATTGAACCGCATATTCAGAACGCGAACGATTCTAACGATTCAGACAACGATTTTCAATACGAACGTCACACCAGATACGACGTCGACATTGACGAGCTCAAAAACGAATGCTTGGAATTGAAACGATTTGGTGCTTGGTCCGAAGAAACTTTAGACATGTGTCTGCCTTCATATAGGAATACTTTTCTATTTCTTTCAACTTTACCCCTCGAAAATATACATGAGTTCTTGGCTATGAGACTGGAGACCAAACCGGAGAAACCCTCTGCTCTTTCTATCAAACAG cTCATACATGAATTAAGGGAAGGTTTGGCCATCGCAGTCAGACTTAGAGGACGTTTCATCCGTCACGTATCCACGGCTCTAATGGCTGAAGACGACAACTCTAAACACAGACAGTTCTATGCTCGAGTCATTTCAACTTTTGACAACACTCTGAATGAAGTTTATAAA TTGTACCTCTCCTATTTATCCGACTGGGCCACGATGGAGCATCTTCCGCGTGCTCCACTCGTCGCAGAATGGTCTTTCAATAGATACCTAGCTCAACGATTGTACCTCGCCGCTACAATATCACCGCTCACTTTTTG TTGCTTGACCGTGCGACAATTGGAAGGCGCTGCAGCTCGTCTGAAGACCAAAGTTTTGGAACTGAAAGATACAGCAATATCGTTCACATCAGGAATATCCAAAGGGGACAGATCTAACGATATTAA ATTGGGTGTGTTGAAAGTATGCCGCGACATACAATGTCTACTATCGGAAGAAAGAGAACGAGCTCTGAGTACTGCCCACTTTGCTAGAATTGTATCAAAACATTTATATCACAATGCCGTGTTCAGAGATCATCGACGGAACATATAT AAAGCAATGGCGTGCGTACAAAGCGTTTTGTGTTCAATCATCGAACAATTACAAGAAACGACGACTCCAAAGCGACTGTCCGAGTTAGACGAGTTAGATCGACCGAGCGTTCAATCTCGCACAAAAGAAATCGTTTCCCAAGGATATAAATTTGGATTTGAA TTTCATAAGGAAATGTATCGCCTCGTTAACGATGGCATCGCATCGGATGATTCCATGTCAAAGTCTAGACCGAGGGTCCAGCGATCTGAGAGTATTCAATGCGATGCCATCCAAGCTTCCATGGAAGAGAATTACTTCCCGTTCACTCCGTTCACACCTACGAGCACGAACAGCGCATTTGTATATCCGGCGAATTACAAGCCGCCTTCTAAAGATGAGGAAGCTTTAAAATACAGTCTGTACGGTCATAAGAATTTGTTCAAAACATCGTCTCACTTCGACAACGAGTTCACGCTGAAGTCACTGTCTGAATTGACGCCGGAAGACTTTCAAACCGGAGTGCCCGGTTGTGAAAAGTGTAATAGGACAGTGTTCTGTGAGAACGAATTGAACGAATGTCCGGTCAAAGAATACAATTCCTCAGATTGCGATTGGCATATGGTGGTGTCAAAGGACCTTATTGAATTTGCCAAGAAATGGATGATCTTTGCCGTTACAAGATGCGAGCGAGGAAAGGGTCGCAGACCGAG ATGGGCCAGTCACGGATTGGAGTTTTTAATGTTAACCTGCGACCCCCAACATACAAAGCATCTTTCTGATGTGGAATTTGAG aaattcaaatgtaTGATGGACGCATGTATATCACATGTAATCGGCTCATGTTCTATCAGTGCCAGCTCCGGATCGACCGTCTATACACCTGGCTCCCAACGACCAAGAGTTTCATTTAATTCTTCTCAT AAtccattttcaaataaaacgttTCAATCTGTATCGCCATCTACGCCTCCTATAGAAAACTCTCCAAATTTACAAAACTGTGTAGAAGACAATG CCGATCGTCAAAGTAGAAAGATCTCGGTTTTAAAAGAGCTCGATTGTAAAAGAGATGCTAATCTTCGGCGTGCTGGCGCCATAGGCAATGTGAAACACAGCATTGAATCCAGGGATCATTTCCGTCCTCGTCCGGTAACTTTCAAATGGCAGCGTGGTATAAAAATTGGACAAGGTCGATTCGGAAAG GTTTACACGGTGGTGAATATCCAATCGGGTCAATTGTTGGCGATGAAAGAAATCGGTTTGGGTATTGGTGATAGACGAGCTATAGATCGAGCGGCTAACGAACTTCAAATACTGGAAGACGTTGTACATCCTAATTTAGTGCGATATTACGGTGTTGAAATATATAGA GAAGAAATGTTGATTTTTATGGAATTGTGTGTGGAAGGCTCATTAGAATCGATGATAGCGAATTGCAACAGTAACAGCGATGAGGAAACTGGAAATGGTCTTCCTGAACAGTTGATAAGACGATACACCGGACAACTTGTATCAGCCGTTCGAGCGCTTCACGAACGATCGATCGCTCATCGTGACATAAAAA GCGGTAATATATTCTTGACCGAAGGTGGCAATTGTCTCAAGCTCGGTGATTTTGGATGCGCTGTAAAAATACGTGCTAATACTACAGTTCCTGGAGAACTTCAGGGTTATATCGGAACGCAAG CATATATGGCACCTGAAGTTTTCATGAAGTCTTCGGGGCATGGTAGGGCTGCAGATATCTGGTCGTTGGGTTGCGTGGTAGTGGAAATGGCCTCTGGAAAg CATCCTTGGAGCGATTGTGAttcaaattatcaaataatGTATAAAGTGGGAACGGGTAATAGACCAGAATGGCCTAGTTCGCTATCCCAGGAAGGAACAGATTTTTGTATCGCTTGTCTGCAGCACGATTCGACTTTACGTGCCACAGCTGATAAATTGGCTGAACATCATTTCTTAAag GTCAATCAAAACGATTTTCTATATTGA
- the Mekk1 gene encoding mitogen-activated protein kinase kinase kinase 4 isoform X1 produces the protein MADEADECRAASSEMCDESSSSGQSSNEDNTADTSTKKKQRTWGFLDNLHAEYDHLGTTPPRTRIRNKVKNIRNQVVDVLSPGSPRIKFTRRNTTDNVINKEATNENHENKKSKRRSLKTLRGHERDLKLDIDKCTNVRSDSIPCSLQIETSNRFLSLCSQLVKREPRKTKETQENDEKSTSESYIQNSRSTFHQTFSMLIRMRNTEKNWKRTVSMEHTWKNELKDLIWLEVSAKHAGRTPTQHDYYLLSKRETVPILLQQILDYKFENNENKCSLSGIWTTQVSVLSSDSGIAGSVTPDICDTDTNQKHAQCLCVDCEACSKAVGKAMCEVKALMDALAEAESLYTSSKSMSTQHPMINSDKFINKVKAMCLWYNMVHHQRLKILIIKKILSKHIWKESTKSYHYKIPDSDELECCKKGDIKFKKNKVKFDLTECVIKDEATSSEFIECVESDDDNDVKQSSKIHIEITKSEPKSVEATKDEENPNMEMEKLSASSPYESTDSSVGSVISNESGFASSVYDNSDENEKNQSITHTFDVYNLGSLRDLTKLRLYNPKIVSPYRDYIEKMLKVRGLRSALYFLEKLQVEVLKKARMTLEKYKEDTQSETIDDTDTPNIEPHIQNANDSNDSDNDFQYERHTRYDVDIDELKNECLELKRFGAWSEETLDMCLPSYRNTFLFLSTLPLENIHEFLAMRLETKPEKPSALSIKQLIHELREGLAIAVRLRGRFIRHVSTALMAEDDNSKHRQFYARVISTFDNTLNEVYKLYLSYLSDWATMEHLPRAPLVAEWSFNRYLAQRLYLAATISPLTFCCLTVRQLEGAAARLKTKVLELKDTAISFTSGISKGDRSNDIKLGVLKVCRDIQCLLSEERERALSTAHFARIVSKHLYHNAVFRDHRRNIYKAMACVQSVLCSIIEQLQETTTPKRLSELDELDRPSVQSRTKEIVSQGYKFGFEFHKEMYRLVNDGIASDDSMSKSRPRVQRSESIQCDAIQASMEENYFPFTPFTPTSTNSAFVYPANYKPPSKDEEALKYSLYGHKNLFKTSSHFDNEFTLKSLSELTPEDFQTGVPGCEKCNRTVFCENELNECPVKEYNSSDCDWHMVVSKDLIEFAKKWMIFAVTRCERGKGRRPRWASHGLEFLMLTCDPQHTKHLSDVEFEKFKCMMDACISHVIGSCSISASSGSTVYTPGSQRPRVSFNSSHNPFSNKTFQSVSPSTPPIENSPNLQNCVEDNEADRQSRKISVLKELDCKRDANLRRAGAIGNVKHSIESRDHFRPRPVTFKWQRGIKIGQGRFGKVYTVVNIQSGQLLAMKEIGLGIGDRRAIDRAANELQILEDVVHPNLVRYYGVEIYREEMLIFMELCVEGSLESMIANCNSNSDEETGNGLPEQLIRRYTGQLVSAVRALHERSIAHRDIKSGNIFLTEGGNCLKLGDFGCAVKIRANTTVPGELQGYIGTQAYMAPEVFMKSSGHGRAADIWSLGCVVVEMASGKHPWSDCDSNYQIMYKVGTGNRPEWPSSLSQEGTDFCIACLQHDSTLRATADKLAEHHFLKVNQNDFLY, from the exons AGATACTTCAACGAAGAAAAAGCAGAGGACATGGGGTTTCTTAGACAATTTGCATGCCGAGTATGACCATTTGGGTACTACACCTCCGAGAACGAGAATACGCaataaagtgaaaaatattAG AAATCAGGTAGTGGATGTGTTGAGTCCTGGATCACCCCGGATCAAATTCACCAGAAGAAACACCACCGATAATGTTATCAACAAAGAGGCAACTAATGAGAATCACG AAAACAAGAAATCAAAGCGAAGGTCGCTAAAAACCCTCCGAGGACATGAACGAGATTTGAAGCTAGATATTGACAAGTGTACTAACGTCAGATCAGATTCGATTCCATGCTCTTTACAA ATAGAGACAAGCAATCGGTTCTTGTCACTCTGTTCTCAATTGGTGAAGCGCGAGCCTCGCAAGACCAAGGAAACCcaagaaaatgatgaaaaatctACATCAGAATCCTACATCCAAAATAGTCGCTCCACTTTTCATCAAACTTTCAGCATGCTCATCCGAATGCGGAACACCGAGAAAAATTGGAAACGAACG GTCTCAATGGAGCACACGTGGAAGAACGAATTGAAAGATTTGATCTGGTTAGAAGTGTCCGCTAAACATGCCGGACGAACGCCAACCCAACACGATTATTATCTACTGTCGAAGCGTGAAACTGTACCGATACTTCTACAACAAATATTGGACTATAA atttgaaaataatgaaaacaaatgcTCACTCTCGGGCATATGGACAACTCAAGTGTCTGTACTAAGCTCTGATAGCGGTATCGCCGGTAGTGTCACTCCAGATATTTGCGACACTGATACTAATC AGAAACACGCACAGTGCTTGTGTGTAGATTGTGAAGCGTGCTCAAAGGCAGTGGGTAAAGCCATGTGCGAGGTCAAAGCTCTGATGGACGCGCTAGCGGAAGCTGAATCCCTGTACACATCGTCTAAATCCATGAGCACTCAACATCCCATGATCAATTCCGATAAGTTTATAAATAAAGTCAAG GCTATGTGTCTATGGTACAATATGGTGCATCATCAACGGTTGAAGATCCTCATAATCAAGAAAATACTATCTAAACACATTTGGAAAGAGTCGACGAAATCTTATCATTACAAGATTCCTGATTCGGATGAATT AGAATGTTGTAAAAAGGGTGACATCAAATTTAAGAAGAATAAAGTGAAATTTGATTTAACCGAATGCGTCATCAAAGACGAAGCCACATCCAGTGAATTTATTGAATGCGTTGAATCGGACGACGATAATGATGTCAAGCAATCTTCCAAAATCCATATTGAAATAACAAAGAGTGAACCAAAAAGTGTGGAAGCAACCAAAGATGAGGAAAATCCGAATATGGAAATGGAAAAGCTGTCGGCTAGCTCTCCGTACGAAAGTACAGACTCATCTGTTGGCAGTGTAATATCCAACGAAAGTGGATTCGCATCATCCGTTTACGATAATtctgatgaaaatgaaaaaaatcaatccaTCACGCACACTTTTGATGTTTACAATTTGGGTTCACTGCGCGATTTGACCAAATTACGACTTTACAATCCAAAAATTGTTTCGccttatag GGATTACATAGAAAAAATGCTTAAAGTTAGAGGACTTCGGAGTGCGTTGTATTTCTTGGAAAAATTGCAAGTTGAAGTATTGAAAAAAGCCAGAATGACTTTGGAAAAGTACAAA GAAGATACTCAATCAGAGACAATCGACGACACAGACACTCCGAATATTGAACCGCATATTCAGAACGCGAACGATTCTAACGATTCAGACAACGATTTTCAATACGAACGTCACACCAGATACGACGTCGACATTGACGAGCTCAAAAACGAATGCTTGGAATTGAAACGATTTGGTGCTTGGTCCGAAGAAACTTTAGACATGTGTCTGCCTTCATATAGGAATACTTTTCTATTTCTTTCAACTTTACCCCTCGAAAATATACATGAGTTCTTGGCTATGAGACTGGAGACCAAACCGGAGAAACCCTCTGCTCTTTCTATCAAACAG cTCATACATGAATTAAGGGAAGGTTTGGCCATCGCAGTCAGACTTAGAGGACGTTTCATCCGTCACGTATCCACGGCTCTAATGGCTGAAGACGACAACTCTAAACACAGACAGTTCTATGCTCGAGTCATTTCAACTTTTGACAACACTCTGAATGAAGTTTATAAA TTGTACCTCTCCTATTTATCCGACTGGGCCACGATGGAGCATCTTCCGCGTGCTCCACTCGTCGCAGAATGGTCTTTCAATAGATACCTAGCTCAACGATTGTACCTCGCCGCTACAATATCACCGCTCACTTTTTG TTGCTTGACCGTGCGACAATTGGAAGGCGCTGCAGCTCGTCTGAAGACCAAAGTTTTGGAACTGAAAGATACAGCAATATCGTTCACATCAGGAATATCCAAAGGGGACAGATCTAACGATATTAA ATTGGGTGTGTTGAAAGTATGCCGCGACATACAATGTCTACTATCGGAAGAAAGAGAACGAGCTCTGAGTACTGCCCACTTTGCTAGAATTGTATCAAAACATTTATATCACAATGCCGTGTTCAGAGATCATCGACGGAACATATAT AAAGCAATGGCGTGCGTACAAAGCGTTTTGTGTTCAATCATCGAACAATTACAAGAAACGACGACTCCAAAGCGACTGTCCGAGTTAGACGAGTTAGATCGACCGAGCGTTCAATCTCGCACAAAAGAAATCGTTTCCCAAGGATATAAATTTGGATTTGAA TTTCATAAGGAAATGTATCGCCTCGTTAACGATGGCATCGCATCGGATGATTCCATGTCAAAGTCTAGACCGAGGGTCCAGCGATCTGAGAGTATTCAATGCGATGCCATCCAAGCTTCCATGGAAGAGAATTACTTCCCGTTCACTCCGTTCACACCTACGAGCACGAACAGCGCATTTGTATATCCGGCGAATTACAAGCCGCCTTCTAAAGATGAGGAAGCTTTAAAATACAGTCTGTACGGTCATAAGAATTTGTTCAAAACATCGTCTCACTTCGACAACGAGTTCACGCTGAAGTCACTGTCTGAATTGACGCCGGAAGACTTTCAAACCGGAGTGCCCGGTTGTGAAAAGTGTAATAGGACAGTGTTCTGTGAGAACGAATTGAACGAATGTCCGGTCAAAGAATACAATTCCTCAGATTGCGATTGGCATATGGTGGTGTCAAAGGACCTTATTGAATTTGCCAAGAAATGGATGATCTTTGCCGTTACAAGATGCGAGCGAGGAAAGGGTCGCAGACCGAG ATGGGCCAGTCACGGATTGGAGTTTTTAATGTTAACCTGCGACCCCCAACATACAAAGCATCTTTCTGATGTGGAATTTGAG aaattcaaatgtaTGATGGACGCATGTATATCACATGTAATCGGCTCATGTTCTATCAGTGCCAGCTCCGGATCGACCGTCTATACACCTGGCTCCCAACGACCAAGAGTTTCATTTAATTCTTCTCAT AAtccattttcaaataaaacgttTCAATCTGTATCGCCATCTACGCCTCCTATAGAAAACTCTCCAAATTTACAAAACTGTGTAGAAGACAATG AAGCCGATCGTCAAAGTAGAAAGATCTCGGTTTTAAAAGAGCTCGATTGTAAAAGAGATGCTAATCTTCGGCGTGCTGGCGCCATAGGCAATGTGAAACACAGCATTGAATCCAGGGATCATTTCCGTCCTCGTCCGGTAACTTTCAAATGGCAGCGTGGTATAAAAATTGGACAAGGTCGATTCGGAAAG GTTTACACGGTGGTGAATATCCAATCGGGTCAATTGTTGGCGATGAAAGAAATCGGTTTGGGTATTGGTGATAGACGAGCTATAGATCGAGCGGCTAACGAACTTCAAATACTGGAAGACGTTGTACATCCTAATTTAGTGCGATATTACGGTGTTGAAATATATAGA GAAGAAATGTTGATTTTTATGGAATTGTGTGTGGAAGGCTCATTAGAATCGATGATAGCGAATTGCAACAGTAACAGCGATGAGGAAACTGGAAATGGTCTTCCTGAACAGTTGATAAGACGATACACCGGACAACTTGTATCAGCCGTTCGAGCGCTTCACGAACGATCGATCGCTCATCGTGACATAAAAA GCGGTAATATATTCTTGACCGAAGGTGGCAATTGTCTCAAGCTCGGTGATTTTGGATGCGCTGTAAAAATACGTGCTAATACTACAGTTCCTGGAGAACTTCAGGGTTATATCGGAACGCAAG CATATATGGCACCTGAAGTTTTCATGAAGTCTTCGGGGCATGGTAGGGCTGCAGATATCTGGTCGTTGGGTTGCGTGGTAGTGGAAATGGCCTCTGGAAAg CATCCTTGGAGCGATTGTGAttcaaattatcaaataatGTATAAAGTGGGAACGGGTAATAGACCAGAATGGCCTAGTTCGCTATCCCAGGAAGGAACAGATTTTTGTATCGCTTGTCTGCAGCACGATTCGACTTTACGTGCCACAGCTGATAAATTGGCTGAACATCATTTCTTAAag GTCAATCAAAACGATTTTCTATATTGA